The following is a genomic window from Methylomarinum vadi.
GTCGCTGCCGTGGTTATAGATCTGCCAATGGCCGCGGGCCATGAAATATTGGCAGGCGTAGATCGGTTTGTTGTTGAGAAAGCCGATGCGCCAGTCGTAATCGGTCACGACATATTCCTGGCACAACAAAATAGCCGAATCCTGGAACAAGGAACGGCACTGCTTTTCCAGTTCGGCGCGGTTTTGCACCTTGACCACGCCGCGGGAAAAGGAACCGTCCGGTATCTTCAGCACCGCCGGGTAGCCGAATTCCTGTTCCAGTTCCTCGTAATCGAGCGGTTTGTCCCGCATCAGCAGGCGAGTCCTGGGCGTGGCGATCTTGTGCGCGGCCAGCAGATCGGCCAGGAACACCTTGTTGGTGCATTTCAGAATCGAATCCGGGTCGTCCAGTACCACCATGCCTTCGCTTTCGGCGCGCTTGGCAAAACGGTAGGTGTGGTGGTCGATCGCCGTCGTCTCGCGTATGAACAATGCATCGTATTCCAACAGGCGGGCATAGTCGTGCGGACCTATGACCTCGACATCGAGGCCCAGCTCGTTGCCGGCGCGAATGAAATGCTTGATGGCTTTTTTATCGCTGGGCGGAAACGCTTCTTTGGCATTGCACAGTATCGCCAGATCGAAGCGGAAGCGTTTGCGGGGACGTGGTTTGCGCCAGATTTTGCGGCTGTAGCCATCGATGGCGTTGGCGAACAGGGTTTGCTCTTCGTCGTTCAATTCGGTCAATTTGCCGGGGTTGATGGCATCGATTTGCCAATGCCGTTCGCGGCGACTGAAATCGACCAGCAGGATCGGGCAGGGGTACAGCTCGAACAACCGTCGGCCCAGTTTTTCCAGGCTGGCCTGCGAGGACTGGCCGAAAAAGAACTTGACCCGCAGATGGCGCGCGTCGCCGATGTCGCACTTTTCCAGATAGCGGTTCAGGTCGTTATCGTACAAGCGATAATAACGGTGGTTGGCCAGGTCATTGATGCTGCGTATCGACGGTATCACGCGTTGGCCGCGTGCTTCCGCCAATAACGAGCAATAATAACCGGTACTGAGGTAGTCGTAATCGCCGCACAGGTTGATGACGCGGGTCTTGCTCTCGGGACCGGTCACCGGGGCCGACAGGTAGTCCTCGACACTGATGAGCTCGTTACTCGGATAATAGGGCCGCCAGTCATCCAAATGATCGACGACAATATGAAGGGTTTGCATGGTGTTACCTGATGAGTCTATGCAATGCGACGCTAAAGGGGAGGCAGTCATAATTAACGCGATAATAAGCTTAATCCGGCAAATTACAATAGCTAGCCGAAAATTTAGTCAGCGGCAAAAAGCGCATAAATTGATCTCCCGATGGCGGATTTTCGGGGGCGGTGCGAAAGGGCGATCATAAGCGGACCGCTATCTATCGCGTTCTCGCCATTTAAATTGTCGGCATTGCTCATGAGCTGGTTCCGTGCTAAAAACGTTTAAGCCTTTTTAAATCTTCCATTGACGATGGAATCCCGATGAAACGATTGTTTTTTGCCTTATGCCCGAATGATGAAACCCGGGATAAGGTAGTCAAATTGAGTCGAGCGATCAAGAAAGACCACTTGAGGAAAGTCAGGGCGGACAATATTCATATCACCCTGGTGTTTTTAGGCGATGTCGACGCCAATCAGGAGCAAACTCTCAGGGCCCGGGCGGGAAGCATCATTGAGCCCTCCATGGACATCCTGTTCGATCGGTTGGCCCTGTGGCGCAGGCCCGGCATTTTGTCGCTGACCTGTTCGCAACCTCCGCAGCCGCTGTTGGATCTTGTCGCAGAATTGACCAGAATAACCGTGGGCTGCGATATCGATGTCGATACCAGGCCATACAAGGCTCATGTGACACTGGCGCGGAAGGCCAGATTCAAACCGGAAATCGAGTTTCAGCCGCTGTCCTGGCCGGCGGATAGGTTTGCGTTGATGGAATCGGTCAGCACCGACCTCGGCGTTCAATACCGGATAGTACAGAGCTGGCCTTTAACCGTGGAAAACTGAAATGTTTGTTTACTCGTTACCGATTTTTTTTCATGAAATGAGGGTAGTCGAACCTTGGGAACTGCTGTTGGCGACACTGATGTTGGCCGGCTTTTTCTGGATCAGCTCTCCGGAACCGGCAGCCGAGCATGTGTATTTCGAAGGTTATGCCGGGCTACGCCATTATCTGCTGCGGGCGTGGCTTGGAAAAGCAACGCTATGGCAGGTTTTCTGGCCGTTTTTTCTGTTGCTGAACGGGATTTTGTATGCCGTCGACACCGTGGCGAAAAGAGGAGAGTTTACCGTATCGAGCTGGGACGAGGTCCATTTCATCTTGTTGACGCCGGTGTTGTTTTGGACGTTGTGCGTTTGGCGTAATTCGGCGAATTGTCGGTCCAGGTTTTGGTCGGCGTTGGCTCGGTTGACAGTGTTGGCGGTTTATTTTGAATATGTCCTGAAATTAATCATTCGTTTGGACTATCCGCGCCTATTTTTTAATTGCCACGAATTTTTGTTGGACTATGGCGTGTGTTTCTAGATTATGCAGCGCCTTCGTTGATTTTTTTGTCTTTCTTCGCAGCTTATCCCACGCGCGGACACGTATTTTACGGTCACTCAAAAACCAAGGGAAGAACAAAAACGTAGCCATTTTTACCACGTCTGATTTATACTGATTAAACGATAAGGTGCTTCGGTCCGCATTTGTGTACCGAAGTTAAACGGGAAGTCCGGTGAGATAGTTGTCTATCGATTCCGGCGCAGCCCCCGCTGCTGTAAGCCTGATGAATCGTCCTGATGCCACTGCGCAATTTGTGTGGGAAGGTGGACGACTTCAAATGACGGTAAGCCAGAAGACCGGCCTGATCGAATGTATGGTTGCCGACTCGGTGGGAGAGCGCAAGCAGGAGACCTTCTCGTAATCCGTCTCTGTACGCGTCATTTTCCTATCCAGTCTGCTCCCGAAATCCACTTTGTTCGAGGAGACTGTCATGTTTTTTCAATCCACGTTTTCCCATTTGGCTACCGCGCTCGATGCGCGCGTGATCGCCGGCCTATCCATGATGTTGTTTGGCGCAGCAATGGTGCTGGCCGTCGGTTTTACGCCGCTTGCCGAAGTGCACAATACGACCCACGACACCCGTCACGCCACCGGCTTTCCTTGCCACTGATGGGCCTGTTTAAGTCTCTATTGTTGACAGCCGGCATTTCCGGAATTGCCGCGGCGATATTATTGTCCCTGATGCAAATGCTATGGGTCACGCCGTTGATCTTGGAAGCAGAGACCTTTGAAGTCGGCCTTTCGTTAGCGTCCGATATATCAGCCGACGCCATTGCCGGTCATGAACATCCTGACGAAGCCTGGCAGCCCGAGGACGGCTGGCAGCGAACGCTGGCGACCATTAGCAGCAACATCGTCATGGCCATTGGCTTCGCCCTGATGTTGACGGGCGCCTATTGCTTACGCAGGCCTTCGCGCTGGACCGGCGGCCTGTCTTGGGGCTTGGGCGCTTACGCGGTGTTTTTCGTAGCGCCAAGCTTGGGGCTGCCGCCGGAATTGCCCGGCACCGAGTCCGCCGAACTGGTCGCTCGCCAATATTGGTGGCTGGCGACAGTTTGCGCGACGGCCGCCGGCTTGGGATTGTTGTTTCTGCAAAACCATCAGGCCTTAAAGCTGGCCGGCGCCTTGTTGATATGGCTCCCGCATGCGATAGGCGCGCCGCAACCGGTCGTCGCGGCAAGTCTGGCGCCGGCGGCCTTGGAAGCGCAATTCATACAGGCGACCGCAGTCAGTAATTTGCTGTTCTGGCTGGTTTTGGGCGGTTTGTCGGCGGCGTTGGCGATTCGTTTTCAGCCGAAAAAGCAAAATCCACTTTCGCCCGCGAAGGAGAGCGCACATGGCTAAGGTCTGGTTTGTCGGCGCCGGCCCGGGCGACCCCGAATTGATGACCGTCAAAGGACAACGCTTATTAGCTCAAGCCGGCGCGGTGTTGTTTGCCGGTTCTTTGGTGAATGAAGCGGCCACCTTGTACGCCCCGGCCGGCTGCCTGATTCGAGACTCCAAAGACATGACGCTAGACGACATCACCGCATGGCTGATCGAGCAATCCCGCCAGCATGAAACCGTCGTCCGCTTGCAAACCGGCGATCCCTGCCTTTACGGGGCGTTGACCGAAATGGTGAGGCCGCTGGATCAGGCCGGCATCGCCTGGGCGGTAGTACCCGGCGTTTCCTCTGCCTTCGCAGCGGCGGCTGCGGCCGGGGAAACCCTGACCTTGCCGGAAGTCACTCAAACCGTGATCTTGAGCCGGGTCGCCGGGCGCACGCCAATGCCGTCCGGGGAAGAACTGGAAGCCCTGGCTGCTCATCGCAGCACCTTATGTCTTTTCCTGTCGATTACGCTGCTGGACAAGGTGCAAAAAGCCTTATCGGCCGCAGGTTGGCCGGAGCATGCCCCCATATTGGTGGTGCAAAAAGCCAGTTGGCCCGGTCAGGAAAAAATCGTTCGCGGCACTTTGCAAGACATTCGAGAGCGTTGCCGCGCCGAAAAAATCAACAGCCAGGCTATGATTATCGCCAGCCCGGCGCTCGGCGCTCGCGATTGGCCCGAGATTCAGCATTCCAAACTCTACGATGCCGGTTTTTCGCATCGCTTTCGCAAAGCCACGAAAACATGAATCCAAACTTACAGAAACAAACCGTTTTATTGGTCGGCCACGGTTCGCGCGAAGCCTCTGGCAATCAGGAAATTCTTGCCTTCGCCGACGCATGGCGACAACGCCAACCGCAGCACCATGTCGAAGTCTGCTTCATCGAATTTGCCGACGTGCTGCTGGACGACGGCCTGGATACAGCGGCGCAACGCGGCGGCCAAGTCGTGGTCGTGCCGTTGATTCTAAACGCCGCCGGCCACGTCAAAATGGAAATCCCCGAGCATATCGAACATGCGCGTTTACGCCATCCAGCGGTCGAGTTCATCTATTGCCGGCATCTGAGTGCTTGCGACGAAATCCTGACCGCGATGAAGCGCAATCTCAGCAAAGCGATGCATGCCTTGGATGTGCCGGACCCGCGCAATACCGGCGTCATCGTGTTGGGGCGCGGTTCGTCGGACCGGGTCGCTAACGGCGAAGTCGCCAAAATAGCGCGCTGGCTGTACGAAGAAACAGATCATGATCTGGTCGATATCGCCTTTACCGGCATCACCCACCCGCGTTTGGAATCGGTGGTGCAGCGCCAGATCAAGCAAGAGATGCGGCAGATTGTGGTGTTGCCGTTTTATCTGTTCACCGGCACTTTGATCGAACGCATACGCCGCCAAGTGGAGCGGCTGCAAAGCCAGTATCCGCAGGTGAACTTTACGCTCGGTCATTATCTCGGTTTCGAGAACGAAATCTATGATTTGCTGGAGCAACGCATCGCGGAAGCCACTACCAACACCCAACCAATGATGATGGAATGCGACGGCTGCAAATACCGCGAATTCGCCGCCGATCATGGCCACGGTCATCATCACCCTGCTTGAAAACGCCTTATGAACAATATCGTTACCGAACAACTGACCGATGCCGGTCGTCGAATCGAACACGACTCCTTTGCCATCGTCGATGCCGAAGTCGGTTCGCATGCCTATTCGATTGATGAATGGCAAGTGGTGCGGCGGATGATCCACGCCACGGCCGACTTCGAATTCAACGGTTTGACGCAGTTCTCGCCGCAGGCTGTAACCACAGGGGTGCAAGCGCTATTAAGCGGTGCGCCGATTGTGGCAGACGTGGAAATGATTTGCGTCGGTTTATCCAAGCCGCGCCTGAGTCATTTTAACGTGAGCACCCATCAGTTCATCGCCGACGAAGATATCATCGCTCAGGCCAAAGCAGAAAACAGCACCCGCGCCGTACAAGCCATGCGCAAGGCGCAAGGCTTGAATTTGCTGGATGGCGGCATCGTCGCGATCGGCAATGCGCCGACCGCGTTGCTGGAAGTGGTGCGCATGGTGCGGGAGGAAAATCTGCGGCCGGCCCTGGTCATCGGCATGCCGGTCGGTTTCGTGTCGGCCGCCGAATCCAAGGCGCTGCTCAGTGAAATCGAAACCATACCCTGGATCGTCATCGATGGCCGTAAAGGTGGTTCGACCTTAGTGGTGGCGGCCATCCATGCCTTACTGGCTTTGGCCGAAGCCCAACAAGCAAGATAGGCAGAGTCGAAGCGTGGAGCGTAAAGCCAAAGGCACCCGCAAAGGCTACACCACCGGCGCATGTTCCGCGGCAGCGGCGCGGGCCGCGACTTTGGGCCTATTGACCGGCAGCGTGCCGGAAACGGTCGAATGCGAATTGCCGAACGGGCAACGGGTCTGGTTTAGCGTTAGCGATGCCGTTTGCGACGGCCTATCGGCGCATGCGGTGGTGATCAAGGATGCCGGCGACGACCCGGACGTCACCGACAAGGCCCCGCTGACCGCAGACCTGCGCGTGCTTCCCGAGGCGACGGGTTCGGTGGTTTTGAAAGGCGGTGACGGCGTCGGCACGGTCACGATGCCGGGCTTGGGTTTGGAAGTCGGCAGTCCGGCGATCAACCCGGTGCCGCGCCGTAATATCGAAGCCAACGTCCGCGCCGCCGCGGGACCGTTGCTGCGGCAAAAGGGCTTGGAAGTAACCATTTCGGTGCCGGGCGGTAAAGAAATGGCGAAAAAAACCCTGAATGGCCGATTGGGCATAGTCGGCGGGATTTCCATTCTGGGCACGACCGGCATCGTGCATCCGTATTCGACGGCCGCGTTTCGGGCCAGCGTGATTCAAGGCATCGAAGTGGCCGTGAACCAGGGCCAGACTGTCGTGGTATTGACCACCGGCGGCCGCACCGAAAAGTTTACGATGCGCGAGTTGCCCGAACTGGCCCCGGCCTGCTTCGTGCAAATGGGGGATTTCCTGAAATACGCGCTGGACACCGTGGTCAAGTGCGGCATTCGTCACGTGGTGATCGGTGGCATGGTCGGCAAGCTGACCAAGATCGCCCAAGGCGAAACCATCACCCATGCCAACCGCAGCGCGGTCGATACCGGTCTGTTGGCGAACATCGCCGCAGAAATCGGCGCTCCCCCGGCCGTTTGCCAGGAAATCAGCCAATCGGAAATGGCCCGTTACGCCAGCGAGCGCATGGAAGAGTTGGGCTTGATCGATCCGTTTTACCGGGCATTGGGCCGGCGCGTCATCGCCACGTTACGCGATCGCTATGCCGGACAATTTCATTTACGCATATTGATGTGCGACTTCGATGGCAACAAGCTGGCCGAAGTCGCTGGAGAACTTTGAGATGATGGAACCCTGCCGAATCATCGGCGTATTGGATAACGGCAGCCGCAGTTTGACAGCCGACGCCTTGGCGCACCTACGGCAGGCCGAGGTCGTGATCGGCGGATCAAGATTATTGGCTTTGTTGGCCGATGCGATAGCGCCAAGCGCCGAACGCCGAGACCTGACCGGGCAATTAAGCCAAGTGCCGGTGTGGATAGACGACGGCCAACAAGCCGGCAAAAAAGTCGTGGTCGTCGCGACCGGCGACCCCTTATGCCACGGCATCGCCCATTTTCTGATCGGCAAACTCGGCCGCGAGCGCCTCGACATTCTGCCCAACCTGTCCATGCTGCAACTGGCCTGTGCGCGTTTCGGGCTGGCGTGGCAGGAAGTGCGCATCGGTTCGGTGCATAGCCGCGATGTCGGCGAATGGCTTTGCGGCGCCGATGCCCGGCATGGTTTGTATCGTCTGTTGCAACTATTGCGTCAATCGCCGTTGACGGCGGTGTTGACCAGCCCGGACAACACGCCTGACCGCATCGCCCGGATGCTGCAATTGGAAACGCTGTCCGAAGATTACGACATCGCGGTGCTATCCCGGCTGATGCAAGCCCAAGAAGCTAACTCGGGCTGGCTGCCGATCGATGAGGCCGCAGGCCGCCGTTTTGACTATCCTAATATCGTGTTGATTCGGCGCAAGCCGGTTAAGAAAGAAGCGCTATTCGGCCTGCCAGATCAGCGCTATCAACAACGCAAGCCCGATAAAGGTC
Proteins encoded in this region:
- a CDS encoding RimK family protein produces the protein MQTLHIVVDHLDDWRPYYPSNELISVEDYLSAPVTGPESKTRVINLCGDYDYLSTGYYCSLLAEARGQRVIPSIRSINDLANHRYYRLYDNDLNRYLEKCDIGDARHLRVKFFFGQSSQASLEKLGRRLFELYPCPILLVDFSRRERHWQIDAINPGKLTELNDEEQTLFANAIDGYSRKIWRKPRPRKRFRFDLAILCNAKEAFPPSDKKAIKHFIRAGNELGLDVEVIGPHDYARLLEYDALFIRETTAIDHHTYRFAKRAESEGMVVLDDPDSILKCTNKVFLADLLAAHKIATPRTRLLMRDKPLDYEELEQEFGYPAVLKIPDGSFSRGVVKVQNRAELEKQCRSLFQDSAILLCQEYVVTDYDWRIGFLNNKPIYACQYFMARGHWQIYNHGSDGKTKSGGFTTLPVHQVPKDVIKTASRAVKLIGDGLYGVDMKQLPDRNVIIEINDNPSIDSGIEDAWLGEDLYRTVMAEFLRRLERLHNDYR
- the thpR gene encoding RNA 2',3'-cyclic phosphodiesterase, which translates into the protein MKRLFFALCPNDETRDKVVKLSRAIKKDHLRKVRADNIHITLVFLGDVDANQEQTLRARAGSIIEPSMDILFDRLALWRRPGILSLTCSQPPQPLLDLVAELTRITVGCDIDVDTRPYKAHVTLARKARFKPEIEFQPLSWPADRFALMESVSTDLGVQYRIVQSWPLTVEN
- a CDS encoding CbtB domain-containing protein encodes the protein MFFQSTFSHLATALDARVIAGLSMMLFGAAMVLAVGFTPLAEVHNTTHDTRHATGFPCH
- a CDS encoding CbtA family protein, producing MGLFKSLLLTAGISGIAAAILLSLMQMLWVTPLILEAETFEVGLSLASDISADAIAGHEHPDEAWQPEDGWQRTLATISSNIVMAIGFALMLTGAYCLRRPSRWTGGLSWGLGAYAVFFVAPSLGLPPELPGTESAELVARQYWWLATVCATAAGLGLLFLQNHQALKLAGALLIWLPHAIGAPQPVVAASLAPAALEAQFIQATAVSNLLFWLVLGGLSAALAIRFQPKKQNPLSPAKESAHG
- the cobM gene encoding precorrin-4 C(11)-methyltransferase, giving the protein MAKVWFVGAGPGDPELMTVKGQRLLAQAGAVLFAGSLVNEAATLYAPAGCLIRDSKDMTLDDITAWLIEQSRQHETVVRLQTGDPCLYGALTEMVRPLDQAGIAWAVVPGVSSAFAAAAAAGETLTLPEVTQTVILSRVAGRTPMPSGEELEALAAHRSTLCLFLSITLLDKVQKALSAAGWPEHAPILVVQKASWPGQEKIVRGTLQDIRERCRAEKINSQAMIIASPALGARDWPEIQHSKLYDAGFSHRFRKATKT
- a CDS encoding sirohydrochlorin chelatase — protein: MNPNLQKQTVLLVGHGSREASGNQEILAFADAWRQRQPQHHVEVCFIEFADVLLDDGLDTAAQRGGQVVVVPLILNAAGHVKMEIPEHIEHARLRHPAVEFIYCRHLSACDEILTAMKRNLSKAMHALDVPDPRNTGVIVLGRGSSDRVANGEVAKIARWLYEETDHDLVDIAFTGITHPRLESVVQRQIKQEMRQIVVLPFYLFTGTLIERIRRQVERLQSQYPQVNFTLGHYLGFENEIYDLLEQRIAEATTNTQPMMMECDGCKYREFAADHGHGHHHPA
- a CDS encoding precorrin-8X methylmutase, with amino-acid sequence MNNIVTEQLTDAGRRIEHDSFAIVDAEVGSHAYSIDEWQVVRRMIHATADFEFNGLTQFSPQAVTTGVQALLSGAPIVADVEMICVGLSKPRLSHFNVSTHQFIADEDIIAQAKAENSTRAVQAMRKAQGLNLLDGGIVAIGNAPTALLEVVRMVREENLRPALVIGMPVGFVSAAESKALLSEIETIPWIVIDGRKGGSTLVVAAIHALLALAEAQQAR
- a CDS encoding cobalt-precorrin-5B (C(1))-methyltransferase, which encodes MERKAKGTRKGYTTGACSAAAARAATLGLLTGSVPETVECELPNGQRVWFSVSDAVCDGLSAHAVVIKDAGDDPDVTDKAPLTADLRVLPEATGSVVLKGGDGVGTVTMPGLGLEVGSPAINPVPRRNIEANVRAAAGPLLRQKGLEVTISVPGGKEMAKKTLNGRLGIVGGISILGTTGIVHPYSTAAFRASVIQGIEVAVNQGQTVVVLTTGGRTEKFTMRELPELAPACFVQMGDFLKYALDTVVKCGIRHVVIGGMVGKLTKIAQGETITHANRSAVDTGLLANIAAEIGAPPAVCQEISQSEMARYASERMEELGLIDPFYRALGRRVIATLRDRYAGQFHLRILMCDFDGNKLAEVAGEL
- the cbiE gene encoding precorrin-6y C5,15-methyltransferase (decarboxylating) subunit CbiE; this translates as MATSWPKSLENFEMMEPCRIIGVLDNGSRSLTADALAHLRQAEVVIGGSRLLALLADAIAPSAERRDLTGQLSQVPVWIDDGQQAGKKVVVVATGDPLCHGIAHFLIGKLGRERLDILPNLSMLQLACARFGLAWQEVRIGSVHSRDVGEWLCGADARHGLYRLLQLLRQSPLTAVLTSPDNTPDRIARMLQLETLSEDYDIAVLSRLMQAQEANSGWLPIDEAAGRRFDYPNIVLIRRKPVKKEALFGLPDQRYQQRKPDKGLITKREVRAVSLARMALKPNSIVWDIGAGSGSVGLEAARLCPQGHVYAIEKNAEDAAIVTANRSSLRVSNYTLRLGRAPDGLDSWPDPDAVFIGGSGGELRDLIVLCLNRMRDEGQLVMNFATLENLAAATEVLKTTGADWDVVQLQAARSKPILNMNRLQAENPIWIVCAQCGASQESKHE